The Panicum hallii strain FIL2 chromosome 5, PHallii_v3.1, whole genome shotgun sequence genome contains the following window.
GACCCCCTCGATCATGGCGCTCCTCCGCGGCGCACAGCGCCGCATGCTGGTTGCAGGCGCAGCTGATGATTGCACGGCGCTCCAGGCACCTGATTTCGGCGATAGACAAAGCTAGCCACTCCGATCCGAGCTCGTCGTCGTCGATCGCGTCGCGTCGTGTCCTTTCTGTTGCGTGCGCCTGTTTCGAGCTGGACGGAGAGCTGTTGCTCTGAGAAGCGGGACTCGAGGCCATGCTTGGCCATCAGCTGAAAGTAAACTTATTGTTTAGTTTAATTTTAAGCACGCCACCGAAGCGCATGCAGGCCGGCCGTTATTATAGTAGGTCGATTGGGCAATTTTTCAGCTCCCCTGATCAGTCTGCGGGACCAACACCCTACACTAGTTCTCGCGGTCCTTAAAAAAATAGAATTCTTTTACAGTTTGATCGttcttttagttttcagatgATAATAAATGTGCAGGAGCGAATGCCAATGCGACACTGCACAGTGGGATTATTCCAAGGGGTTGGTTCAGCTATTTGCATTGGAATAAACGAAGAATCTTGCAGGAATTTCACATCAAACACAACTCAAAACTCTGAGAAGTACTAGAAAAAACAGGCAAATGAAAGATCCTGCAACATATCCAGCTACCGGGTTTTCGTGCATGAATGTATCGCAAGGTATGTATATCCCAGCCCCTTAGCTtgcaagattttttttttgaacgaaCAACACTCGATGAGAGCGTTTTTATTGATATAGCAGATAAATATAAGATTATATCCCTGGGAAGCTATAACcaggcaaaaaaaaaatcacagAAACAATACCGATGGGTTGGATTGGGGTATCAACACGCATTAAACTCAACACTACTCAACAACTCATCCCAGTCGGATCGAGGCATCGACACAAGCTGTATAACTCGTCTCCAATGGCAACTCTGCCCGGTCGAAAATTACTCCACGCAACAAGCGCAGCAGAAACCGGAGCTCGCGGCACCCACCAAAACATCCACGCTCATGTAGTCACCGAGAACCTGAACCTCTAGGCGTGACCCTACGTGGATAGGGAACCGAAAGATGCAGACTGCACCGCATCAGAAAGACCACCGGCATGTGGGACCCTTCGCCGTTGTGCCGCTACAACACCACCCTCCACTTGACGGAGTGATACCGCCGAAACCGAACCTCTTGTAGGCTGTCTCGCAGTCGCCACCACGATAACACAACACGTGGGGGCCTTGCCACTTCCGCCGTTGGACTCACTCTCGTTGCCTCGAAGAATCACCACGCGCGGGGGCCTCACCACACCTGCCACAGTATTCCACACCACGGTTCCGTTTCATTTGTTGCCGTCAGGGTGGAGAGCAATGTTGCTCCACGTCCCAGATCTCCATCAATGCCGAGCCACCGTCGTGGGCCGACCTCACCTACCTACTTCACTCGTGCACATGACCTCCGCCACCGTGCCAGCAAGCCAAAGAAGTCGTTTGCGTCGTCTTTTGATGATGTACCGCACCGAAAAGCCTAGCCAAGCTGAGCAGCCTGCTGCGGTCCGCTGCAAGCCAAGTCGTCCCATGATGCCGATGCCGCGAGTGCCGTCCTTCGACGCAGTTCCACACCGCACTGACAGTTGCAAGGCAACACCAGACATCACGGTCCGCTGCAAGCAGCCACAAACGACGAACATGCGACAACCTCCGGCCACCACCATAGCTATGAATGCCACCACGAGGGCTCGGCAACACCCGTTAAGCTTGCCACGCGGCGGAATAGCAACCACCGTCCTTTGCCACCCATGACCAATGCACCGGAAATACCTCAAGCCTAGACGAGTCTCTGGAGACGACGCCTCCAAGGAGGGCACGATGCCAAAAGGCACCACCATCGCTCATCCAGGATCTGGATAGGGTTTTCACCTAGAGAGCCCCGTGCAACAAGATTGTAGCTCCAAGATGACGCCCCAACAGGGAAAACGACGCCCTAGGGCGCCGCCATCAACTCTACCAGCAGGAATGCCAGCAAGGGCTTTCGCCCGGAGCATTCCAATCCTTCGGTGCATGCTCACGGCTTGGCACTCCCGGACCACAACCATGGCAGCACACCCGGGGCggctccgccgccgcacctccacACCATGCCACTGACCTCCACCTATCTTGCGCTCGTCGCCCAGAAGCGCTCACCACACCTGAGCTCCTCACAAGCGTCACGCCAACTGCCAGCTTGCCGACGTGTCACCTCCATATCGTACGGCAACTGCGCACCGCTCGCCCCGCCGCCTTTCAGCCTCCGCTCCGGACCGCTACCGCGCGGCCTCCACACAACTCGCTGGCCTCGGCCGCGAGGCCTCCAACGCGCCACCACTGTGGCCACGGCTTCTGCAGCCTCCAGCTCCTCTTCGCTGCTCGCGGCGGCCGTCACACCACCATGTCCGCAGCCACTGCGGCCACCACCTCCTTGCTCCTCACGCCGACCATGCCCAGCGCGCTACAGCTCCCCTCCTCGTGTGCCGTTGCTGTGCGCCAGCCCACAGCCGCCCCTTGCATGCCGTCGCTGCATGCCCACACGGCCGCTCCTTGCGTACCGTCCCGCAGCAGCCGCCGTCGCCGACCCGCAGGAGCCGTGTCAAGGAGGGGTTGAGACCATCCATGAGGACGAAAGAGCGAGGGAGGCCATGGCCACGGGGGCACTAGATCCGGTCTCCAGGACACCGGATCCGCCGCCCCAAGCCCGGCGCTGGCGCGACGTTGTGGAtccgccccgggccgccgccgccgcctccatgcCGGCCCCAGCGCGAGAgaatcctcctcctcccccccccccccccaccatcCTAGTAGGCACATGGGCTTCCGGTGCtccgctccggcggcggcgaggtggagaggAAGCCGGGAGGAGGGGTGATGGCGGTGGAGGAAGGGGTGCCGCCCGAGTCGTCCCATTGGGGAGACGACGCGGGGGCCGGGGTTTATCAATATTTACCAAGATTAAAGGCTCAAACAAACTGATGAATTGAAGAGATTATCTAActagttcagacttcagagcaGGCACGCCCCACGTTGAATCAAAGGTATTCAAGTGAATACCCATTATTTTTGGCAAAAATTTTTGTATATATAGTATATTTCTCAAGTATATATGAAGAAAAAATGAAAAATAAACCAATATCAGCATAACATGATTAAAACAAGAAGCAACCCACCTCCCCTAGTCCCCTCTTCCCACTAACGGCCTACGTTGCCACCCCCACCCGGCCCACCTGGGCAGCCCACCCCACTCGCCCACCTCTGCCCAGATCCGCCCACCCCACTCGGTGACCTACCCAGGCACCACCTCCCGAGTCCCAAATCTCCTTACCCATCCGGCCGGCCATCCCAGCCGCAACCCTAGGCGCCTAgccggtcggcggcggcgtgcggcacggTGCCACGGCAGCCGGCTGCTTGGGAAGGCGCAGGCGGCAGGCAGCGGCAGCAGGGGCGCAGCGGCAGGGGAGCCGTGCAGAGGAGCCGTGTAGCCGTTCAGGGGAACCACGCCGGCGACCGACGGCGGCAAGGCGGGCTGCAACCTGCGGTCCTGCAGAGGACATGCGGTAGGCGCTGAGGCACAAGCAGGGAGCAGGCGACTAGCGGCGTAGTGCCGCATTAGGCAGGGAGCAGGCGccaggcggcagcaggcgcaaGCACAGGGGCAAGGCGGCGAGGGCAATTAACACCAAGGTTAGTGAAAATTTGttcattttttttctaaaagttGTCATTGCAATTTACAAAGTTAATGGACAATTCACAACAATGCAGTATGATAATGaggaaaatatttctaaaacTAGATAGCTTGTAATATGTAGGTTTGAACCATGGAAAAGAGGAAGAGTGGCAGTGCCACTACTGGTTTGAGATCCTTATCAATGTCATTTGTTGTTTTAAAAATTTTATTCTCTATATATTTCAAATATTTCCACTTTGATATATTGATCATTTAGTACGTCTATTATCTATATGTTGAATAATTCCAAATTATGAATAATTTGTGTTGTCGGTACTCAATTATGTTCTACTAATATGCACTTTGGGCTATCAAATTTTTTGTCTTTTGCACTACTTGAAATTTTGAATACCCACCTTCCAAATCGTAGGCTAGCCCGTGCTTGAGAGCATCAGGAAGCTACGGCATTGCTGAGGTAGGCACGTGCATGCGGCTAGAAGCGTACACTTCCTAGATATGCTAACGCACTTGTTGGTTCGAATCATGTGTCGAGCTCGAGCCAGCTGTGGTTAGGtgtaaccatggtaagataggtGATTGATGGCCCACTTGCAAGATAGGAGTCTACGAGGGATCGATCAGTTGTGGTGAGCCTGTGACGTGCAAGCCAAGAGGTTTCCACAACGAGCATGCAGAATTACAACGATGGGCCGGCAGGATTACACCACTTATATATGTATAGCAAGTACAGTGGCAGTTTGCTTATTAGATAAAATGAGCGATTAGGATAATATGGTTAATTAGGACTAGGAGTGCTACTGCATCATTGAGGACAGGGTGTTCTGAAAAGGTGTAGCTGGATGGATGTTGCTGATGAGAGGCATGATAGGTGTAGAAGTTTAGCAATATGGCCAGAAGGAAAGCCTACTAACCAGAAAGGGGACGCGTGGGATAATCATGTTTGAGCTGTAGACATTACAGTATATATACTAAAAGGAACACAAACAATTCAAACATGTATTAAAAAGGAATTTAATTTTTCACACATTCACAGGGACACAGACCCGACGGAGAATGACGGAAGAAAGAGGAACCTAATGGCCCCATTGGTATGTAATGGGTAGTTTGGGATACCAGAGGGTTCAAAGCCAATAATTCGTAGCGTGCACTCTGCTTTTAAAAGGAAAAGTATCACAGCCTAATATTCTAGGACAACCTCTGCAATTCCTATGTAAACTAGCAAGATTCTTTTTTAAAATGATAATGATAGTCTGGCGTTCCAAGGCCAATTAGAGAGCTGGACTGCTGGAATAATCACAGCATACTTTTTTTTTCAATACGAGTAACAGAGAATTTACAGCCTAGGATGCAGATCCACCAGTTCACCACACTCACATTACACACAGCTAGATAGCCCGGCGCGCCAAGGCATTACAGTTTGTCCAATTATAAAGGGCTCTGAGCTAACACGTCACTTTACCATTTACACACTGAAGAACTACATGTAATACACACAACTGCTTATAGTAATCAACACGAATTGCTAAGATGGGCATGGACCATGTGTTCTGAAGAGCTCACCTTTCATGGTTCGCCAAGACCCTCTGCATCCAGTTCTATGTTCTGGAGCCTAAGCTTCCTCTCATCAGAAAGGAGCTTTGCAAACCGTGTGAGCAGATCAGCATAGGTTAGAGTACAGCTATCTTTTGGCACTGGTCTGACATGGTTGATCTTGCAATCATCCTTGCTTAGTGGCCTATGCAGGAGGTTTTCTCCAATTGTAACCAGCCCTTCAAGATTCTTCTCCGTTGTGAGGTCAGCTGACACAGACGCTATTGGTATGTTGTGGTCCTGCAAAACAGTAGATGAACATAGATTTCAGCATGCATTCGCAGGACAAGAACTGGAGTATTGACACTGGCTTGTAAACACATGGTATATCTACCTGAATGCGCAACAGTTGGTCTGAGCATTCGATTGATTTGAAAAGGTTCGCAACATGACTATCAGTCATGTCTGAGCTAGCATGTAAGAACATGTGCAGCAAAGGCATGGTATAGTGCCGGCCAAGCCATTGAAAAATACCCCACTTAGCAACATGCAATGCGTCAAACTTGATGTCTTGCTCTGGAAGACCTGTGCCTAATGATATTACCAGATATCTATGGTAATCCAAGGGCTTGGTTTCAGGGAATTCCTTGCTCCTCAGCCGGATCTGCTTTGTTATCTCACTCATTGCCACCAGAGTCTGTCAACTTAGAGGACAAGGTGTTCTGTTAGCATTTACATTCTCTTATGTCTGTTTTGGCAAATAAAGGTTGACTAGAAATTTGGCGCGCGCCCGTGAGCTGATTGAATTAGTAAGGGAAAAATGAGGTTAGATATATTTATTTTTTCTACATAATAAAAAAGTTAAGGAAGCTAAAACGTGAAAGATATGAGTTTGTAAAACTTCCAAGATTTTTAATATACTATTTTTTTATTCAGCTTAGTTTAATATGGGATATGATGGTCTGCACCTAGTTTTGGATGATCCATGTCCCTGTTTGATAAGGGGATAGGATTATCCATATTTTCTATTTGATTGGAGAGATAAAGAGGATTGGAAAAGTCATGACTTGTGTTTAGATTAAGGAGGGCGTTGGGACAGGTGGATACGATTACTCCTTCCTTCGACTTGTGAGGCCTCATTTTTAATATTTTTCAATCTTACTTGATCAAAGCACTCTCCAAATCTGGTGAAATTTTTGAGTAATTCTTCTTGTCCCCATAAATAGTCTAAATATGGTTATAACATTGAAATAACCAGAGCTTTGTTTTGATTTGAATAAATCAGACTGCATAATTCTTTGTTTGAGCAAGGGTATAACTAGGGGTGGTAAAGGGCCTTAAAATTTAGCCTAGATAATTTAAGGATCGGGCTCTAATTTTATACAATTttgagctaaaaatatataaaagccaagttggattgtgaagagACCACTAGGATTATTATCCGTTACCACACCCCTAGGTATAACTCTTGTTGCTGTACAGATGGTCAAAATAGAACTGTATAGAGAACTTTGGAGCCATTTAGCTAATTAGTAAACCAGAGAACAGAAGAATATAACCATAAGTGAATTGGAAATTAAATCATAGAAGACCCTGGTCCACACCTCTCCCCTGCGTTCTGatcctcccctcctcccctgcatgcatgcatgccggCAGTTGCAGAAGCTTCCTGTAGCGTGGCTCGTGGCGTGGCTGAGCCCAGCACTTTCCCCTCTCCACAGCAG
Protein-coding sequences here:
- the LOC112891898 gene encoding patatin-like protein 1 → MIQWTIYMDLDGSNARIANYFDVIAGTSTGGLITAMLATPSLSNAKQPCYEAKDIVPFYLKHCPHIFPCRTGFFGWLCKIVRIIKLIIGPKYNGKYLHKIINDLLGETRVKETLTNIVIPTYDVKCVKPTIFSTFKARSNTLMDARLADVCIGTSAAPTVLPAHYFETVDYHTGATRSFNIIDGGLVANNPTLVAMSEITKQIRLRSKEFPETKPLDYHRYLVISLGTGLPEQDIKFDALHVAKWGIFQWLGRHYTMPLLHMFLHASSDMTDSHVANLFKSIECSDQLLRIQDHNIPIASVSADLTTEKNLEGLVTIGENLLHRPLSKDDCKINHVRPVPKDSCTLTYADLLTRFAKLLSDERKLRLQNIELDAEGLGEP